Genomic window (Drosophila albomicans strain 15112-1751.03 chromosome X, ASM965048v2, whole genome shotgun sequence):
TTTGAGGCGTTTTTTTGGCGCTGCAGCTGAAAAAACGggataacaacaaaatgaaaccgaaaaacaaccaaaacaaaaactcaaacGAAAGCTTACAAATTTGATAGAGAAATGCGCGAAtgcgaaaaatatatatataaaaatcaatgaaagcTGCGAGCGAAAGTTGCATGCTAGAGacgtgcgagagagagagagagggaaaatgAGAGAGGCACTCTCTTATTGCTCTTTTTGAAGCTCGGCTTGCaacttttgcttattttgttgttgttgttcgttcgtttgttcTTCGCTTCGTATATACCCGCTACGCTATGTGGGGtagaaatatgttaataacGTGCTAGACGATAATCTCAATGgtttatgcaaaaatttcgTTACGAATCGGAATCGGACAATGTTAACTGGaaagttatttaagatttGGTCACATTTCACATTCTTTGTGTATTCTCTACAAATAGGtggcgggtatttcacagtcgagcacactcgactgtagctttcttattttttcgtttttctgttTCTCTGATTACTAATACTAAATGCTGttgataatatatatgtatatgtacatatatcatcattttgttgttgttgttgtttttgttgaattcttttcattttgtttgattttgtttttgttgtttgttgtatttataaCTCTTAagcaaaaaacttaaatttctaTCACagccatttctttttttttttcgaagaaaaaaattgtttttgtttttgtagtattttttttttttgcatttttttgttttgcatttttttgttttgttgtttgccttaaattgatgtttgtttgtttgttgttgctttcccATTTatgttcaatttgtttttaaatactatatttttatttgtttacataatTCTCTTTTGAATGcacttttgttgattttctttctttctttcatcattttttttttgtttttgtttctttgtttgcgtcaatattttaaaaaattctaattgcactttttgtatgtttttattttgcttctcTCTTTAATTgctatttaattcattttgttgttgtttgttacaaatgtttgttttgttcttgttcttgttgttgttgttgtgcacagTAGTTCAAAGAGTTTGTagcaaattagaaaatttcttgttttgtatataaaaaggaaaatgaaacCGTTATCCTTGCCTGCATTCGCTTCCAGTTatcgaaaaaacaaaaagagtgTGCCCGTTTtgttaaaactaaaaacaaaaatctctCTATTTAATAGGTGCGACGTGACCTACGAtcacagtttgttttttttttctttttgtttgtttggattgtatttttcgtgtttttttctttcttttcattttgatgcTTCACTGGAATTCGAATTGGAATTTGCTTGGAAGCGAATGCGGGACGAGTCAAATAAAGtgtatcatcatcatcatatttCCATCATAAAAAAACTCCTCTTCGatttttgcgtttgctttttgtgACTAGCAGAATTggaaaaagacaaaaaaaaaaaaaatgctgtctGAAAGTGAAAAGAAACGTGGAAAATTCTTTAGCGGCAGgaactgtttttcttttcgatatatattgttttcatttttgttgacatttttttttcttcacttttgttttgttttggatttggatttggatttggaaGCACAGCAACATGCAAGTGACAGTGTTTGTAATCGATAAATGTTGCCTATCGATCGGGAAGAAGCGAGCGCACACGACGCGAGTATTAAAGCCTGGAATGTGCAAAATTGGAAGTTGAGTCGCGGGCGCTTTTCCCTCTTTCCCTTCTTCTTCATCGAACAAACTGAAGTGctctgttgctgtctctgtctggcGCTCTCactgtttttgtattttttttcttttgttttgttttgtttttgatattgattggtttttgtttgtttttgttttttgactacaaattctttgatttttgttattgtgttttCCTCTCGCTTACAtgctaataaatatatatgtgtataaaaaaaatacaatacaatacaattaaacaaagcaacaaacaaagttTGTACACAATTTGCGAGACGCGTTTTGCAGCAAGTCGGCTATATCTcgctatatatactatatagatcTATATAGCTGGGTAATACTGACCGACCtgtgttgtatttgttttttgcttttcaactgtactttttactttaaacGTTTTTTACGTTTTTACCCCCCCGCATGTTCCCTGCCCGCTTGAGTCTAGACTAAAACTATAGGCTTATTAGCTAGAACTTACGAACTAAAAAACTTAACCTAAAAACTCTTTGCTCTTTGTcttgttttgaaattgttgtaaatgtttgtttgttttgttttgttattggtTGTTTGTGGAGCATGTTGCACCTGTGCTACCTGCTTTACTGCCTTACTGCATTACTGCCTTACTGATACTTTCATGTCTCCAGCGAGGTGACCACAAGATTGTGAAACACGCTCGCCGATTCGCTCATCATGGCCGCCTGTCCACATGAATCGCTGCTGGCGCCGCTCGGCGGACTTGGCGTCCCCAGACGCAGTGCATCCATGATCACCTCAAAGTCCTTTTGATTCTGATTCATATCGAAATCGACCAGATCGAGATGATCACTTGCCACACCACCAACGTTGCTGCTCAGCTTGatgcgtttgctgctgctgttgccgctgccgtcTAGCAAATTGGTGGCGCCAGCGCCTGATCCTCCACCGCCCACCACCATGTTCATGCCCATGCCGACAACATCGAGGGGACAATCCTCGATCGCCGAGATGAGACGCTGCGGCGGCATATAGAACTGTGAGAGCGCCTCGCGGACCAAACGATCGCTTTCAtcctcgctgctgttgctgcgcaATCGCTTGCGGGCAGCGGAAAGCGCCGCCTTTTCCAGCTGCTCGGCGCCTTGGGTAATTTCCGGATCAATTAACGGCATTGGGGCATTGATGGCGCTCAGTTCGCGATCGAGTATCTCCAGATCGTTGACCAGATTGCTGTTCGATAGATGGCGCTTGCGTGCCGCTGTACAGACTGAGGACGCTGAGGAGGATGacgaggaggtggaggagttGTTCGTATTGCAGTTGGGACGATGCGGTGACTGATGATTCTCAATGGAGCAGATggtgcgttgttgttgttgcagctgctgttgttgttgttgtcctgttGTGGCATTCGCGACATTATTATCGCCATATGacgacttgttgttgttgttgttgttcatgttgGGCTTGGCGTCGTCCATGTTGGGCTGGAAGAGATTCTCACGCGCCAATTCCGTCGTGCTGCTGTTTTCGGTTctgcgagcgagcgagaaagagagagaaagtggtAGGGAAAGTTAGTTACGTGTGGAAACTGTATAAAAAAGGTAAATACGAGAAAAACCTGTGCGACAATCGAACataactcacacacacacatacatgtgtgtatatgtatttgtaatgCTACTTGCCCCCCTCTTCACCCTTCGATAAACACCAAATTGCTTATCATAACAAGTAATTAAACACAGCCGAAATATCTTAtagattaattaattaatattaaaaaaaaaaatgaaagtgactattaaaagtttaaatttgttgtaaaatcTTTGCACAGTACTAAATTAATGACTACGAGTTATCGATAAGCAATAAGCAATGGcaattatcgataacatatTGCTTGCTTCTTTTTATCGTTGTCAGTTTTGAAGGCAGTTTCGCTCTGTTGCTGTGCTGAATtgttttgtctgtctgtctgtccgtggGTCGCACTTTAATTAACTGGGCCAACTGTGCGCACCGTTATACGATGTACGATGTACGTTgttggcggcagcagcagcggcgaccAGCAGCGAAATAAGTTTCAAGCTAATTTctctttcaataaaagcagcGACTGACACGCCTGCGCCGCCTCCCCCTTGGGGCACCGCCCCAGgcgggcaacagcagcacattCAACCACCTTGCGacttcagtcagtcagtcagtcagtcaagaCAGTTGGTCGACAGTCAATATGGCAAACTGTTTGaagaagcaaagcaacaacaacagcagcagagaagaaaaagctgaacaaaaaaaaaaaaaaaaaaaaaaatgtgaattaaGTCAGCGAAGGCAGAAGAAGACAGAAGCCATCAAGAGTGGGACGACGACgtcaacggcaacggcaacgacgacggcgacagcgacgcatTAAAATGCGCAGCTAAGCATGTCAATGTTCACTATTAAAGCAGAAAaaacacacttacacacacacacacaagcacacgcacgcaaacatacgcacacacaataagcgacaagaagaagaatgGCACAGAGCACAACAGAGAAGCAAGGTGCATGagcagagcacacacacacacacacagtgcaaAGAGGGGGGAACAGCAGAGAAAGGGGAGcgcgaaaaaataaaaagcgaaaGTACGTAGAGGAATCtgtacaaaaacaataacaaaacacacaaaaaacataacgaagaaatacaacacaacgaaatgaaacgcCGAAGaagcggcaaaaaaaaaacaaatcgcGCTCTGAAGCTTTATagaaaccaaaaccaaaaaccagaaagcgtacaacaacaaacggTAACTCAAAGCACAAGCAGCGTTATGTGCGGTGTGGGATGATGGGGcgaggggagaggggagaaggCGAACAAAGTATGTTagtcaagttgttgttgctgtgtgttgcTATTATTGCTTGTTGACTGTTAACTTGAACATTGTTGAACGAACCTGGGAAATGGGAGCAAGAGTAAAAAGGGTAAAACGCAGCGCGTcaggcaaccaaaaaaaaaaaaaaaaatgaaaaactgacCAAAAAGCATAGAGCGCAGCGAACAGTCATTGCACAAGTGGCAAAATGaccccaaaataaaaataagagttACCAACTGCAAAAGTTGCGAGCGcattatgtaaaatataaacacacatacatacatacataattatgtCAATCCTGCAGCAAAGTTTGCAATTTCTTAGTCATTAAAGCTTTACTTTTCACTTTGCCTactttgacaacaacaacgatgacatCAAAGAGAGCGCGCGACGTTGCTTGCCACtctcacttacacacacactcgcactccaGCAATGCTTTTAAGTTCTTCTTTGACAACAGCAATTAATAGTAATAAAGCTTTTGTCAATGTTTTGGGACGCCATCAAACTGACATTGAGCAAAGCATCAAGCAGCGCAATATGactgcaagtgtgtgtgtgtgtgtgtacgtatCTCTCttctgttgtgtttgtgtttgtatttgcatttgtatggCATGGCATGCGACCGATAAGCAAACGGTACATTGTCCACTCTCCCAATGGCAAACGTGTGTGACGACGAAGGTGAAGAGTGGAGAGTGAGAGAATTGGCTAAGCTGaagcgttgctgttgttgctgcgatttgatttttttttttttgctctttgtcTTATctgtgttttcgttttgcgCACGTTTTCGATGGTCCGTGGCCGCCGTTGTTGTATGGCGAAATATGTCGCcgactctttctctctgtctctccccACGACCCACTGTAtggtttgtttgtgtgtttgtctccCTCCCCCACATCTAGATTGTCGATTGCTTATGGAAATTGGAGCATGTTATGCGCTTCACCTGTGCCGTGCTCTTCACTTCACATACATCtagtttttttcgtttttttttttcctcctcTGGATCAGTATTGTTTCGAGTTCAAGGCTGTTTTTGATTTCATAATTTGCGTTACGAGAAATATGCCCCAAAAACTTGCAAGTAAACTAAAGGGATAGAGGAGGAGGCACATAAAAGGAGGAGAGATTTaggaaaatagaaaactgCACTGCACTGCACTGCGCTACACTGCAAGTGGAataaagaagcagcagcaaaaatgttaaataaaataatgagtAGGAAGCAAACAGAGTAGTTGTGCTTAACTGTCAAATACCCGGCCGAATATGCAAATTATCAATGTGGCCAAAGCAACCGAAAAATGGGTTGAAATTTGTTACTATTATATTAACGAATAGAATTAAGTTCAAAATCCAGGAAATATTGCgaaacaattaagaaattcATAATGGGAAAATAATGaactaatgaaatttcaatttagattTCAAAGTTAGATCACAACACTTTAAAATGTTAGCTATTTTCTTGGTCCCCAcacatttataatacccttttggAGCTTATAACGtgcagaagaaaaaaaaaatgtcgcACAATCGAACAAGTGCAAGCGCCAAAGAAGGGGGCAAACAAGGGACACAAAAGTAGAAGCAGTAGAAAGACATAAAGGGGGCcaccacagcacagcacacagagagagagagcgtgagagcggggaagaggaagagggatGGTTGGCTAGCAGGCGGCATAAAGTCGCGAATGTAGGACGCGCACTTCTCGCTTTTCGCTGTTGGGGgttcgacgacgacgacgacgacgcttcGCTTGCTTCAGAGCCGCAGGCGGCGGCGTATGTCGGAGACAACTTCATTTGATGTGCAAgcacagcaaacacacacacacagccatcTCCCTCTACCTCTTACACTACCCAACCTACAGCCCATCTGCCATGGTGTTGACTTGGGTTGGTTGTGGCGGCTTCGCTTcgtttcgcttcgcttcgtgTGATATGCGCGTTGCTTTGCCCcatgcaaattcaatttaaagctgtttttttttttcatttttctttaaagAGCTCTCGTTGCGGTTCttcaaccacacacacacacatacacggtggctatctcgctctcgctttctTATCTGCctttaattgttaaatatgtGACTGATAAGCAATTAcacaaatagcaacaactatTCTCacaaaaataagtgaaaaacaaaaaattatacacaCGCGTGTGTTTAacaagtagaagaagaagaacataaTAAAACTGTTTAATCATCGATGCGAAATTTCTAGGGTTATAACTGATTGATCATAAATGTGATTAATACGATTACAAAATGCAAGTTATTTGCTAATACTTTGTGTtcttataactaaataactattcttttatttaattcattaattttctgCATTTAACTTGACATTTCCCCCTGATTCCCCCTCATTCATATCCaactattttcataaaataacaagtttaaatacaaatgatTTCTTTGCAGTTCATTTATTCTTTATTGACTTTAaagctctccctctctctctcttgcacaCACTTGCAGCTGCATCAGCATATGCTTCAATCAAGTAATTGTATAATCTAATTGTTCtagatattttaaatgcgcgcccagacaacaacaacaagaataatacacacacacacacatacagagaaaCTAAATGCAAATGGCACACGACCATCGTCGTCTCccctttgtgcacacacacacacacagacacagacactcacacagacactcacacattcaATCACTCGCCATCTCCCTCTGAAGTAGGCGGCAatcgctgcttgctgcttttgctttgcttgtggTGCAATCGTCGTTACCGAATAGATGTGAGATGcgcaacacacaaaagcagcagcctcagcagcagccgcgACAACGAatgacaactacaacaacaacaacaacaagaagaagagaagcagcaacagcacgtacgaataacaacaaaaggcaataGAAACACACAGCCAAGATAacagaaacacagaaaaaactataaaaacgTCGTCGTAGTCGCGAATTATTACgacgccgcagcagcaacagcaacagcaaaaaaaaaaataatactaaacgaaacgaaacaaaacgaaaatggGGCGGTGGGTTACAAAATGTGTGCAAAGAGCTAAAGAGGTGGAAGAGACGCAATAGATGGGGGTGGACGAGGGGAATGTAATAGTAGATAATATTAGGATGCAGTAAGCAATTGAATAAGCGTTATGCTCTTgatgctgttttgttttcgtcgCACAAAATTCAACTCGTCACCACTTGCGGATTCGATAAATGCAAATCGATAACGAGTTTGTTGCCAATTTCTTGCATATTCAGaatgcacacatacatgcatacatatagaaATACGCTCTAATGAATGACAAAGCCATTGCTTATTGTTCATAAATTTCTCCTTTATGCATTTATcgttgttttaattaatttatcgATTGGCGTTGCCGCCGCATGAAAACTTCAAAGtaataagcacacacacacaaacgtacaAAGCTTATGCAGGCGTCTGCGACGTCAAGAGAAAACATgtcaaacaaagcaaagcgaaacacaaaaacaaaaaaaaaaaaaaaaaaacggaaacgCAGCGCACGAAACGACGCCAACAGCAACGTCGGCAGCGCGACTGCGAGCCGATGGCAGCCAAAGAAGAAGCGaatcaaaagccaaaagcaaaaactgcGATTGCGATGAATTAAGTTTTTGGGTGCgcgcaaaatacaaaaacacgaaaaaaaaaaaaagcttcaGCCGTGTCTTAGTATGTCTGTAACGGCATTTCGTTTGTCTGCTCTCCTTGCAAGTGAAACACAACAGAGGAAAGaggaaacagcagcagaaacgaaaaaaaagaaaggcaaAGCGTGGACAATGTCCAAACGACgttagacacacacacacacgcaca
Coding sequences:
- the LOC117573588 gene encoding signal transducer and activator of transcription B isoform X1, with the translated sequence MTLPTNTNSNGGSGAGSGSGSDDDSDMFGPPRCSPPIGYHHHRSRVPMISPKLRQREERKRILQLCAHKLERIKDSETNLRRSVCINNTYCRLTDELRREKQLRYVQNLPKTENSSTTELARENLFQPNMDDAKPNMNNNNNNKSSYGDNNVANATTGQQQQQQLQQQQRTICSIENHQSPHRPNCNTNNSSTSSSSSSASSVCTAARKRHLSNSNLVNDLEILDRELSAINAPMPLIDPEITQGAEQLEKAALSAARKRLRSNSSEDESDRLVREALSQFYMPPQRLISAIEDCPLDVVGMGMNMVVGGGGSGAGATNLLDGSGNSSSKRIKLSSNVGGVASDHLDLVDFDMNQNQKDFEVIMDALRLGTPSPPSGASSDSCGQAAMMSESASVFHNLVVTSLET
- the LOC117573588 gene encoding serum response factor homolog B isoform X2; protein product: MIKIVIKKKNGTNPWDLSICTYVLLTRTLFITELSASETNRTENSSTTELARENLFQPNMDDAKPNMNNNNNNKSSYGDNNVANATTGQQQQQQLQQQQRTICSIENHQSPHRPNCNTNNSSTSSSSSSASSVCTAARKRHLSNSNLVNDLEILDRELSAINAPMPLIDPEITQGAEQLEKAALSAARKRLRSNSSEDESDRLVREALSQFYMPPQRLISAIEDCPLDVVGMGMNMVVGGGGSGAGATNLLDGSGNSSSKRIKLSSNVGGVASDHLDLVDFDMNQNQKDFEVIMDALRLGTPSPPSGASSDSCGQAAMMSESASVFHNLVVTSLET